The genomic interval tgataccactttgttgggaaaaaccaaagataattatctcaataatgctaAATATTTTCCTTCACTTGTGCATATAAATggtcaaacagaaaatacagtttaacatatcaataataattggcagaaaattaaatacgagacaaattcaatttttaatgtgGAAAATTTCCCTCAAATTGAGTGAATAAAAACCATgagtataataattaatggataCACCAGAGGCTTGCTAGTAAAGCTAgcgaacatcaatcaacaatagcCATCACCAAATGTCGAAACCAAACAATTAACATACAACATTTCACTTTCACTAAAGTGAGTATTCTAAAGTAATTTTCAAAGAAGGTAAAACTACTAACATtgtatattaaataaacaaactcagtggttgaaataacatactaaaattgtaTATCCAAAACcaaacttttctttttttttgtttttaagttaTCCCTGTTTCTAtgttttcttttccttctttaataataataataataataataataataataataataataataagaacaaCTAATGGGAATTAAACACAGCACTTACCTAGCTAGCTCGCTAGCACGTATAAACTTTCTAATCCACTCGCTTAATCAtactcttttaaaaattaagaaatcatATCAAAGGAAAAGCTAGTTGCTTGAATCTTCTATATATCTTGATTATAAAAATGGTTGCCTTTTTCCAAAAgtatttatatctttttcttctataataataataataataataataataataataataataataataataataataataataataataataataataataataataataataataataataataaaattaatagagGCCACTTGAAGACTGAATCTACCCAATATATATCATGACATACAAGGAGAATCATATTTTAGTTGTTTGTATATTGGGTCGGGATCTGCAATAAGTTTTAGATATTTATTCTATTCGTCTTATAATAAATTTCAGTTAAGATTTTTgtatagatataaaaaaatataataattaaaaaaatagaatttatttttattaaattattcacttattttagtttttgatgaGCTTTTAATCATTTccaatataaaatacaataatattttgtaaattatgcatataataattattaaaggatagtaaaaaaaataattaaaattatattgaaaattgatAATAACATAGTCATTgtgagataatttatttttataaaatgacattCATTGTGAGACAATGaaatatttgagaaaataattaattcaaaatttgtatGATAAATTGTTCTGGGTAGTttaataaagtttttatttataaaataatttaaaaagattccaaaaaaattgaaaaataacagAATATATGTATTACCCCTGTGTCTATGtccttttttataaatattattcgttctttacaaataaataaaaatatattgaaattaatctgatcattttatgtattgatttttgtaatataaaatttgacaaaaaataagACACAAATACAATATCCTGTAAGATACAATTTGAGGCACTTTTTATTTACCATAATATGATGGTATAGTATTTATATCCCACGTTATATCAAACTTTGTTCTAAtcatattatttatgtataattattattacGAATATTATTGGATGGAAAAAATTGATGTTTCAACTTTTTCCAATTAGTCAATAATTGAAAGTTACAAATAAAGGGTTGTCTACGGATGGATCAATGCGAGTACCTCCACTCTACACTCACTCCAAATATGTATGTTATTTCTTCCCATCAAACATCTATTTTTGAGTGGATTCCCACTCTTCTTTCATTTAATCACATATGGATTTCCCCCAACTCGAAGTTTAGTTCACTTTCACCACCTAACCAAATGATTAATCTTTCTTTGTTTTCCTTATGATACAATTCCCCTGCCCCAAAGTAGGTTACTTCAAAATTAAGTCCCCAATGATCAGTgcctttttctctcttcttttccttttgctaACTTTGCtattatgttttttgtttagattatgttatttcttaaaaaataaacgGATATAAGTTTGGAGACTAGTCTCTAATATAAAAGTTCTAGTTAAACTATGACTAATTCTATTAATTTATCTCCTTACAAAAGTGTGTTGAAAATCATCATGAGTAGATAAGGTATCTCCAAGAGAACAACAAGCAGATGCAAGAACAATAGGATAACATGAACTTCTTCCTCGACAACACCAAAACAAGAGCGGGTTTAAGATGAGTGAGCATAGACAATTTCTATCATCAATcctctaaatcaaattcaaaaaacttaattttttttatgtgcaAACAAATAAGCACAacctatattatattttaagtaAGTACTCTGTTAGCTTGGTTCGGAAAAATACTACTGCactagaaaataaattatcactactaaaagaaaattaaaattgtgacGGAAATTTAGAAATGAAAAAGGTAACATCAATTTCTAAAGTTGCTACTAAGAGTTAAAGACAAGAAAACTAATAcgatgattaattttattttatttttgtctttagaTTTGACGctatttcaatttttctaaCATGTATGCATGCATTATAAAGAGATCATTTCGAACCCATTTGAAAACTGGTAACACGTCTTGAGCTCCTTGTGAAACTCATTAAAGATCATTCTCATAAATTTTGCTATTATCTTTGACAAATTAAAATAGTTGATATAACTTATAAACTAGTTtacaattcttttttattaataaaacatCTGCAAAAAAAACTTAGAATTGATTGTTTGTAGTGGAAAATAGATGatataacaacaaaaaaactaattgattgaatttaaatttgttagTAAAACTAGTTAAGTTTTAGGCTTATAAGTACTCGACTTGTTTTTCACCATGCCCTAGTCTTTATGTTGTCTAAACATGAGcctaagaaatttttttttcaccatTGTCCTTATCAATTTGTACCATCATTATGGCCTTACCATTTCCTTTCTTAATGTTTTactcaataatttttaacattcCAACAAACTCTAGCAATGTTTTAGCCAAATTATTTAGACAATGATGCACGGAGAGTTGGCTAAAACTATCCGACAACAATTGCATGATCACATCTATTGTCAGTTCTAGACCCAAAGGAAATCCTTGTCTCTCTAGTTTCTCAATGTACTCGATCATCTAGAGTACATGAGACCCAACTGGATTTACTTCTATCAGCCCGTGGTGGAAAATAGCTCTAAACAGTTCAAACATTTTTTGTCTAGTATGCGCTTGGAAGAACATTTTAAGTCATGTTCTCATGTTGCTTTTGCAAGTATGAGTTCATAGTTGCAAGCATAAGACACAAATAAGGCACCATATTGATGCTTCTCATGCTGCTTAAGGCATCATCGAAATCTCAATGGAATATTTTCTAGTGAGACTATGATTCATATTTCACCATTTTTTGAGACAATCTAGTTGATTCAAAACACAACTATTTAGgtaaaaaacttattttcaatTATCTCACATGTAACATTTGGGGCAGTTGAGTGAACAACACTTGCTCTAAGTCGTCTTATGAATTAAATTTCAATCCCCTTGCCTCTTAATACATTTCAATCATATTAAATTCAACTTAGTTAACTTAAACACAATGGTTAGCAGTCAAATCTTATCATATCGCGCCTCACCGATATAAAATAGTATATCCATATTTAGTATGATCCAGATTATATGAAATTGGTGTTGACGAGTGTCTGACTTAGAAGaaatttaaacttaatatttaatttgaagaatttttatTATGTGATCTCacttatttttacattttatgcAAATATCTCTTAGTATACATGTATATATAgtctaattaaatattttttaaatgagaaaAGTGTTAAGAATCAGTTTTCAAACATATTATGAACACCATAatgttctaaaaaaaaattcttcatatttttaagtAGCTAGTTATCACatgtattttatcttatttgaaaattatttaacgtcttgaaaataaaatataattttatttttatttttatttttatttttattgaaaatacttttattacTTAAAATGACATCATATATACTTATTTAACCTACTATTTATAAAAGAGAATACACGATTTTTCCGTGActtattattttcaatcatttaaattattttatttataattttattatttttgtaattaaataactaaatattttaaaatttacatagCTATAAATATAATGATACCAAATTTTTGTATAACAGTTTGTTCTTCTAAATGACTCATTTATAGTTAATTGTACgaaattttataactttttggAGATACGGCCACCAGTGTCTAACTGTCTATCCAGATGCTAATAATATAGATACTAACaaatgaattataaaataatattttaaatttttttcaaaattttcatttttattcttatatgTTTAAAATGTTCACATTATATTATGGTCAACTGGTCCCTAAAATTTTCACATTTTGCAAACCTgtccatttatttttaaaatattttaaaatagtccaTCAACTTTCTAAAATTGTAGTATTAGcccaatttataaaatttcatttttagccaaaacttttgaaatttacaaaaataattttttttgaaaagttgagggactgttttaaaaatttaaagggatcaatttgtaatttttttaaaaaaaaaaacaaggtaCCTACTtgcaaatttattaaaaaatatgatgactaatataacttttttgaaacatatatggtcaaatttgaaaatattataggAACCATTTTatgattcatatattataaagtaaaaacggaattaaaaattattattttttaggtgGTATTTGAAATTGGTAGTGGGAATGAGATGAGGCGGTACTTATCTCCTAAGTATCACGAAAGACAAAAAACTCGTTATTTCCTACGGAGAGGAAATGAGAGGTGAGAAGGTTGTGACTAGCATTGGCGATAACCGTAAAGGTCGAAATACTagaaaaaatgcaacaaaacacAATCACACAATGATTTGAATTTCATGTATTCACCCAAAATAGATTTTGGTGTGTTTGAATTGAGTAACTAGAAATTCTAGAGAAATTAGAATTTTAtacaaatcaaatatttcaatagaaagaagttgttaaaataatgtagtattttatttgttttgacacatttattcaatcatattaattttatatttttttaataaatattttttttttcaataacataatttagttttttaataattttttatttattaaattaataattaattatttgttataaaaaataaaataacagatCGCATTTCCGTAATGcacagaaaattttaaataaaaataaatataaaagaaattcaaCTCACTCTTTAGCTCTATTTTGCTTTCCTAAACCAAATAGGCAATTAGAAGAATGACACATCGAAAGACAGCAGATTGTATACAGACAAAAAGACATTTTTCAAAGGTTGAATAACTAACGACACGTACGACATTCACTTACCGTTCTTTGAGAAGTAACCAAAACGGTCTATCCCAACTGACTTTTGACTCAGCTTCATATTCAAGATAACAATAATCTTGTAATAAAGTTGATTGCAAAGGTTATTAATATTTGGGATGAGGATCTTATCTATATACATGTTTAGGATATCTTACTCGTCTGGGAAATATGTCTCTCTACGATATGAGAGGTTTATAAACTCTTTTCgaaccttatttatttttaatgtgtcaCTTGACTTTTTCCCAAAGTTTTGGTTGATTGTGTACGTGTCACACAGCAAATGAATGAATATGTTGTATTCATGGCCACGAATTGAAGCATATAATGAAGTGCAAACACTCTACACTTTAATTGGCAACAATTAATTTGATGGAAATAGCAAGAGTATGAAAGAGTTGCTTCAATTCATTGATACACTCTGCACTacactatttttcttttaaaaaaaattaaattaaagcagCAATATGATTGAGTACGTGAAAAGACCTTACCCTCATGGACGAAGTTTTATAGATTTATTTACATataatcaattaatatatatagtgATAAGAAATCCAAATAGCATAATTCCccttaatatttatttctagAATTGATTAAAGTAAGAAGAGGAACTGTCACTTCATACatttattcaaaagaaaatattttgtgtAACCCTATAGGTTGTATACacgtgttttaaaaaaataaaaagagtgaTATGATATGTTGATAATGtgatattaatagatatataaaaggcttaattacagttttgatcctctattttagctgaatcgcgaaagcagtcccccattttatttctctccagtttttatccctcaaacataattttggtcaaaaatttgaaaaatttacatttttttttttgtatttatttaagtcacactatgactcaagatctcatttgcaacaattgtacttgaaatctatgatcataaatggtgtagtacagtcttaaaaaatgaaattttatcaagttttgaactaaaattatgtttggggaccaaaactggggagaaacaaaataggggactactttcgcgattcaattaaaataggggaaccaaaactgcaattaagcctatacGAAAAGAAAATGAGATGTTGAAATATTGGTGCATAGAAATTGTGAGTGTATGTGTATCATTGTTAGTTGTCAAACAAATTATATCAACCCCCACCCCCTCTTTTTCATACCGAATTTTTAGGAgctaattatatataaaatcttcATTAATTATAGAGAGAAATCCTATTGGTTTTCCAATGTTTTTCATTATAGTTGCAGGGTACATTATTTAGAAGCTATAATCTTTGTTTACATGAATTTTAGGAGCTATACAATTTACAAACAACCAATTAATAAGAGATAAGATCGATCCTAATTTAGTTGCTGTACTAGTACAGCGGATTAATAAGGGATAAGGCTCCTAATCTAAACTAGTTctaaaagatatatatttaattaaattacagaATCAATTAGAAGATAAGATCATGCTGATCCATTATTTGTGGCCTCCCCCTAGCTAGGCAATGGTTCTTTGTttgtaaattgtaatttttattagagATGAAATGTTAAGGTAATTACTGTTTTAAGTAATTAAGTACACTTGGTAagacaaattaaaataactaaacgTTGAATGTGAAATCATACTTAAAGCATAGGAAACATTTACATATAAAAGAGGAAATGAGGAAAAAgagcataaaataaaattaatccattCAGACTTACATCTAAGGGCCACATAATTTTTTCCCCATGTACTACACATTAAGTACTACTTGGCTATatgtcaaaagagaaaataaagtaCTACTTAGCTAATTACATGAATGTAGACTTCCTTCAAACTATGAAGGATacttttgtctttcttttttgGTACATTTTTGTTTGATCTTCCGACTAGAACATAAATTACAAAATGTCCTATAATTTTTACCCAAATTCAACTTGTACATTGATGTCATTTCATTTCATATGTCCATTATACACGAGAACATGGTTGCGGAGTTAAATGTTTCCACTCCACCAAGCGTTGAAGAAATTTCATCACCtgcatgaaaaaaaaaaataatgattaaattagtatattttttagCATAGGGGTTAAAAAATAGTTGtagtaaaaaaatgaagaatatcTACTTGCCTCATTGGGTTCTTGTAAAGAGTAAGATGCATTTGTGTCTTTTGCAAATTTTGATACAAGAATGCCAAAACCTTGTCCTCTGTCTCTTAATTTCtgtttagaaaataatatttaattttttttagtattcaAACTATGGAGTACCAACAAATAAGATTATTGACTTAAGAAATTAAACGGTTATCATCCAAATTAACAGAAtctatttataacaaaaaaaatctagTTGAGATCTTTGGATACCTTAAATGCATCTTCATCCGATCGATCATCGCCAATATAAATAGGAAATACATCACTGCAGTTACCCAATCctgttgaaaaatatttgttaactaGAATTGGTGGACAATTTAATACggattataatataattataaaagttcattgatattccaTCTATCAGACAATAATGtatttgtatataaaatatttgtcttaaaataaatgatttatctcaatttttaatataattttatctattttttttctttttctttttattgtactttttacactaataataatagtaaatagatcatcaataattaataaaagataatttaataaaaatattatttttatgtaatttttttaatacatgtaaaataatcaaatagatTAATTATGGTACGACAGATAGATGATAAAACAATCTTCAATGAGAAAGTTGCATCATTgtttccttttatttatttgtgatcAGTCAACCACTATGAAGATTTGTGAATTAAACAAGTAAAGTTCAGAACATAGTCTTAAAATATGAGTATTTGTATCGTTAATACATGTTGCATAACACATGTTGAATTGTGACGAGACTAAAATATGTTAGCACAAGTATTAAACATACCAAGTGACTCTAATAAAAATTCAAGGGCTTTTCCTTTGTCCCATTTAATAGTAGGACGAATCTCTAGCACCTGTTTCAAACAAATATAACATtgaaaataagattaaaataaatctcATTTGATAACCATCCTTTAAAAATTGTTCAAACTAACTCATAATAAAACTAGAGTTTATTTACACACACTCACACAGTCAAAAAATCAatgatagtttaattttttataagacgATATGGAATTCCGCTCCAAAACAAGAGAGAAAAACCTTGAATGGACCCACCTTTCTTCCTTGGGTAAGGCGAAGCTTGGGGTGGTCCTTTAACACTGATTTCACTTGGTGTGccagttcactccatttctATGTATAGTGAATGTGTTAGACTTTTTTCATGAATAGAGCAATAGTGTAAAAGAATTAAAGGTAGAGAACAAAAAATACTGCAAGTAGTTACAAGAATGTCCGAAACATATAACACGGATGGATATGTCTTTATATACAGTTTGTACCTTTTCATCAACGCAGCGAAAATGGACAGAAACACAGAACTTATTGTTCTCAACCTTCGCTCCAGGAGTTGATTTTGTCTTGTCTACCAATTGTTTGTAcacctaaaaaataatatttaatagtatttttttaacaatctaAAAGCAAAAACCATTTGATTTAATTGCAAGGTAGAAATGAATTCACCTCATCTATCATAGGAAGAAATTCACTAGCAGGTTGATAAAGAACTGCTTGAGCTTTGCTTCCCTATAGGaagaaattaattataatttttataataaattgcaAAAGTcaagaatatacattatataataaataaagagtAACTAACTAATAACTAACTAGAGTATAGCCAGCTAGCTCACTTTGTTGTATTTGGAGCTTCTTGTTGGGCCTTTAATATCCATACCATGACTTCCAGCATAGTATAGTTCTGCCAAACGAACAAAATTGTATACCTGTTGTTTCCAAACCAACATCAAATTTTTAGTACCAAAAAtgtcataataataaataaattaagaagaTAATATAAGAGTACGGAAAATAACAGTGTACCTTGTCTTTGCATCTGCCAGTGACTATAGCAGTTGGAAAATACCTTGCAAGTTTTCTAACTGTTTTTCTCATCTGATAGTGGATTTAACAGCCAattgattaattagttaataatttatACGTACAAGTTTgatgaagtaaaaaaaaagaaaagagtgaAATGAATGAAACTAACCGAATCTGACATAAAAGCACGATCAGGGTCTTCAACAATAGGAGATAGCGTACCATCATAATCAAGAAACATGACAATTTGTTTACCCTTTGATGCTTCAATAATTTGATCAAACATGTCTAATGCAGACGGGTGGTGAAGCTGTTTCATAGATATATGATTATAATTAGAGGAAAATGAATTAGATTTAGAATATTAGTTAGAGAATAAATTAAGGTGGTTAATTACAATCCAAGAGGTTTGTTCTTCAGCGAAAGAAGGTGTGGATTTAAGATGAGTTGGGGAAGAAGCTCTCATAGATTCAAGCCAAGCATTGATTCTTTGTCCACCGTTGATTTCAAGGTCTTTGAGAACCCATCTTCTTTGAATTGAAATGTAGCCTCCTCCAGGTGCTGGTGGTGGTTTTTGTGATGTTGTTGGAAAAACAGTAACACCAGATTTGGTGTCAGAAACTAACACATTCTGCTGAGTCATATTCTTAATTCATGCAAAATACACTTTTGGTTGAAGAGTGTGGCagagaagagaaaaaaagtGAATGAGATTGGAAAATTGAGAAGAAGAGGGTAAGTGAGTAGTGAGTAGTGAGAGTGTGAGGGAGAGACAGCACATTGGGTTATGATTTTATAGTAAGTAAAAGAAGAAGTTCCAAAACTCAGTAGTGGGACCCATTGAAAAAGAAGGAGGGCCCTCTATATAGTTTCAGAGTGGTCCCACCAGAGTAGTCAATAGATACCACCGTCTTTTCCTCTTTATTATGGAAGTGCGCATCAATAGTGCCAACAATTATTTTCTATTCTAGATTCATAATGTCTAATAAATTTCTATTTCACTAAATAGGCAAATCACTTTTAACTCTTAACtgtttagatattttatatggaatgaaacaaaaatttcattctattatttggaaaataaataagacataatcaattataaatttttatttcatttttactttaattCAATCACAAGTCTTAGTCCCTTATATATCATTCCAAccgaatattttttttaatcgaatagtaatttttttaaattaaataaaaaatttgtgcagattaaattaaattacatgcaCTAcgtcattaaataaataatttttttacaaattaaaactcTTTTGAAgagtaattatttttagaatatattttcataaaattgaaaataaaatatgtgtCTAAAGAGTTTTTTCAAACATTTCTATAGTCATTGTTCTCAGCATTTTCGTTTTGTTTTGTGCCTCCCTTTTTAACTATGTTCttgattaataattattaatataaatcacTTAAAGGAATGTCAAATGAGATAATtcgtttttttttacaaagaatGAGTTATAATTGAATGAGGGATGTTTGTTGTGTTGTGGTTGagtaattttgttgaatgaaCAAGACGTTAGACGAGACGCGATCAAAATAGGAGGAAACGAAAattttaacattataaaaaaggggtgaaaaagtaattatttaattaaaaagttcTATTCTATTAGATATTATTGAAATTGgaaagaatgaaaaatatgaaGGGAAAATGATACGAGATGAAATGAATTCCATTATGTTCTAAACcactctatttatttttaagaaattcaAACCACAGAATCTTATTATATACCACTCCATTCTACCACATTTCATGAATCCAAACAAAATCTTTTTACACCACCTCATTTTCCAATAACAAGAATAATTCTTTTTTGATGTGAAATTCAAAGTATGATGCATGCAACCACAAAACATAATAAGAATTTTCTTACAAATTTGGTACATTGTGAATTTATTACAATAGAACAACAATCACAAACCTGTGGTTCTGGTACCACTGTTGGGTatgagagtaaaaaaaaatctcacacAATTGAAATAagagatgagaaaaaaaaacaattgaacAGATGATGAGAAACTTCACATTTTactctttatattttttctcaCTACGAAGAAGCTCTAGTActatttgttgttgtgttacTATTTGATACGTCGAGGATAAACTTTATGTGCTTGCTTAAGATTCTATTTATATgaaagacaaaataaattttcttacatacaactaaatatatatatatatatatatattaaacatctTGTTTTTCCTTACTCATTgtataaaatctaatttttcaATCATCTTGTTTTTGTATGCgttttcttttataaatcttTGGTAAGAAATGGctgtttttatcaatttatttcagtaaataagtaaaaatttaaatatgtaaaaagttataataaatCTCTAAATTCCGATATTTTATGAAGTGGACAAAATTTAATAGTGTGGTACATGTGATTAAGTACAAATTTTAACTCAGCAAAACAAATTACTAATCACTAATTACacatttttaacatttttttttttataaaaacagtaaaataaatttttgatttgaaaattcTTGCGGTTAAGCATCCAAACCTCACCAACCATCAGACCCACAAAAAAATGGGCTCTACATATTGAACCTAGAAACACTAATCAGCCTCCGTACAACACCTCCATCAATTTTCATAACAGAaatgttggaattcaattatgagttgttagtcccacattgactaGGAATAGaggctatattggatatataaggagaatgacccaAAAACCTAATAATGCTTTAAGGTTTTGAGTTaagatgtggtgtctaagtctcttatGAATCATTGTTTAGTCCTTGTTTAGTCCATTCCGAATATTGGGCTCCCCCGGACCCAACAAGTGGTATTAATTATCCTCAATTTTATCAAGATCAACATATAGAGATCGAACAATAAAGGATGTGAATCAAGAAAGAAGAAACAAGAAATATTATTGTTGATTTAGTTCAAACAACAAAtaagaaagttttttttttcttttctaataaaccaattttaaaaaaattattaatatattctctctttaaaattatttatcaaagaaGTTTATAATGACGACTTTTTTAAGTAAGTTTTATTACAAACTCGAACTTTTTAAAGACATCGCTTTTATAAATAGCGATTTctaagtaaattaataaaagatatagTTTGGTATATAATCTTCAAGATGAAGTATATtagtaatcttttttttaaattgagttattaaaataaaaaattcaaagagataaaaacataaaaagaaaagggAAACAACCCTAATTCCAATTCATTTAATTCAagac from Cicer arietinum cultivar CDC Frontier isolate Library 1 chromosome 5, Cicar.CDCFrontier_v2.0, whole genome shotgun sequence carries:
- the LOC101497870 gene encoding probable trehalose-phosphate phosphatase J — its product is MTQQNVLVSDTKSGVTVFPTTSQKPPPAPGGGYISIQRRWVLKDLEINGGQRINAWLESMRASSPTHLKSTPSFAEEQTSWILHHPSALDMFDQIIEASKGKQIVMFLDYDGTLSPIVEDPDRAFMSDSMRKTVRKLARYFPTAIVTGRCKDKVYNFVRLAELYYAGSHGMDIKGPTRSSKYNKGSKAQAVLYQPASEFLPMIDEVYKQLVDKTKSTPGAKVENNKFCVSVHFRCVDEKKWSELAHQVKSVLKDHPKLRLTQGRKVLEIRPTIKWDKGKALEFLLESLGLGNCSDVFPIYIGDDRSDEDAFKKLRDRGQGFGILVSKFAKDTNASYSLQEPNEVMKFLQRLVEWKHLTPQPCSRV